The following are encoded in a window of Haloarcula halophila genomic DNA:
- a CDS encoding glycosyltransferase family 39 protein produces the protein MSRLRRPGVQAAVVALLGGLIVFVLAHVVFPYHTSNHDEAVYLQQAGMLLKGRLFLRPPVEDVFRPWFFVESERGLYSKYTPVPAAMFAVGKLLGGYRVALGLTAAGTIAGLYHTTREAFDARTGVVASVLLLASPLFLVNAAVFLSYVPATFWNLAFAASYLRADRTGSRPIAALAGACAGIAFFTRPYTAVLFATPFICHALLTCRTLRRSDLERVGLTAAFGVAGVLLALGYNALTTGDPLVFPYQAFAPNDGLGFGERSILEYSREFTPALSARANGELLRKLATQWVVAGPLGTVAAAVGVAITRRRGFDGRQAALAGVFLTVPLGNLYFWGTVNMLGALSDPTDGLVSFLGPFYHVDLLVPAAAFGAVGTLWAADRLRVVVEARVHQNRVRPVLVAVALVCATVGGGVAVTTAAEPVRDNYLVTQQYEQAYAPFEERDLSDAVVFLPTPYGEWLNHPFQYLRNDPGFDGETVYAMGERQFAVVDSYPDRRYYRYDYRGEWEPYRGQAVDPRIQRLRLVEGTAVTTRVEATAPAPARLTSVRLANGDSEMAAAVDGTEPLSLRLVTDAETTRLDGATPNGTLAVPTPDTGTITLVAFVDYGAGSGYNYRVELPVNRSDESVRTLTPRVAVCWTDRECEAPSAHVPGSYQYDIDLNVTVSAAAERNRE, from the coding sequence CTTCGTCGAGAGCGAGCGGGGGCTGTACTCGAAGTACACGCCGGTCCCGGCAGCGATGTTCGCCGTCGGGAAACTGCTCGGGGGGTATCGCGTGGCACTGGGACTGACCGCCGCCGGGACTATCGCCGGCCTCTACCACACTACCCGCGAGGCGTTCGACGCCCGGACCGGCGTCGTCGCGAGCGTCCTGTTGCTCGCGTCGCCGCTGTTTCTGGTCAACGCCGCGGTGTTTCTCTCATACGTCCCGGCAACGTTCTGGAACCTCGCGTTCGCCGCGAGCTACCTCCGTGCCGACAGGACGGGGAGTCGCCCGATCGCTGCGCTGGCGGGCGCCTGTGCCGGGATCGCCTTCTTCACTCGGCCCTATACCGCGGTACTGTTCGCGACGCCGTTTATCTGTCACGCCCTCTTGACGTGCCGGACGCTCCGCCGTTCCGATCTGGAACGGGTCGGTCTCACTGCCGCCTTCGGGGTCGCCGGCGTCCTGCTGGCGCTGGGGTACAACGCTCTCACCACGGGCGACCCGCTGGTGTTCCCCTACCAGGCGTTCGCCCCGAACGACGGGCTCGGCTTCGGGGAACGGTCGATCCTGGAGTACTCACGGGAGTTCACCCCCGCGCTCTCCGCGCGGGCCAACGGGGAACTCCTCCGGAAACTCGCCACACAGTGGGTCGTCGCCGGCCCGCTCGGGACAGTCGCCGCGGCGGTGGGGGTAGCGATCACACGCCGGCGCGGGTTCGACGGCCGGCAGGCGGCGCTCGCGGGGGTCTTCCTGACGGTCCCGCTCGGGAACCTCTACTTCTGGGGGACGGTCAACATGCTCGGTGCGCTGTCGGACCCGACCGACGGCCTCGTCAGCTTTCTCGGTCCCTTCTACCACGTCGACTTGCTCGTCCCGGCGGCCGCGTTCGGTGCCGTCGGCACGCTGTGGGCCGCCGACCGACTCCGGGTGGTAGTCGAGGCCAGGGTTCATCAGAACCGTGTCCGGCCCGTCCTCGTCGCGGTCGCACTGGTCTGTGCGACCGTCGGGGGTGGCGTGGCCGTGACGACCGCCGCGGAACCGGTCCGGGACAACTACCTAGTCACCCAGCAGTACGAACAGGCCTACGCACCCTTCGAGGAGCGGGACCTCTCGGACGCCGTCGTCTTCCTCCCGACGCCGTACGGTGAGTGGCTGAACCATCCGTTCCAGTATCTCCGGAACGATCCAGGTTTCGACGGCGAGACGGTGTACGCGATGGGAGAGCGGCAGTTCGCGGTCGTCGACAGCTACCCCGACCGGCGGTACTACCGGTACGACTACCGGGGCGAGTGGGAACCCTATCGTGGCCAGGCGGTCGACCCGCGGATCCAGCGGCTCCGTCTCGTCGAGGGGACGGCGGTAACTACCCGTGTCGAGGCGACAGCGCCGGCGCCGGCACGTCTCACATCGGTCCGACTCGCGAACGGCGATAGCGAGATGGCGGCCGCAGTCGACGGGACGGAGCCGCTCTCCCTGCGGTTGGTGACCGACGCCGAGACGACGCGGTTGGATGGGGCCACACCGAACGGGACCCTCGCGGTGCCGACGCCGGACACCGGCACGATCACGCTCGTCGCGTTCGTCGACTACGGCGCGGGTTCGGGCTACAATTACCGGGTTGAACTCCCCGTCAACCGGAGCGATGAGAGCGTACGGACCCTCACGCCCCGGGTAGCGGTCTGCTGGACGGATAGGGAGTGCGAGGCGCCCTCGGCACACGTTCCGGGCAGCTACCAGTACGACATCGACCTGAACGTGACGGTCAGCGCCGCGGCTGAACGGAACCGGGAGTGA